In Yarrowia lipolytica chromosome 1F, complete sequence, a genomic segment contains:
- a CDS encoding uncharacterized protein (Compare to YALI0F06791g, similar to uniprot|Q07878 Saccharomyces cerevisiae YLL040C Vacuolar protein sorting-associated protein VPS13, similar to Saccharomyces cerevisiae VPS13 (YLL040C); ancestral locus Anc_4.14): protein MLESLVATILNRVLGSYVRNFDPNQLNISVWSGDIKLRDLALKKEALDQFHLPVNVVHGHLGELTIQIPWSNLKNKPVKITIDNVFILAVARQQDKIDPEEEAKRELAAKREKLEAAELMDQSNEDNPALSSDEIKRNQSFSESLTTKIIDNLQITIKNIHVRYEDVNQFTKQQFAMGVTLEELSAISTDQDWKPAFIQGGAIANKLARLGSLSMYWNSDTASLAPLDNEEFIKAFKALIAAESNALSDSHQYILRPVSGVGKVTMNKGAITKTTPKTKIELMFEELGFIFDSLQYRDVLFTASEFQLYYKTLKYRALKPKDAKHAKDNPREWFQYAIKAVLQEIHDKNKVWSWDYIKGRRDDRREYIKLYKQKLEGTLTDTTKFDKLEMKLSYEDLRFYRSLATKELKEEKPELFEKSAQPDEKKGWFSWMWGTADDKEKAEKPPVVLTDDQKKELYDTIGWDEEKSPNDTFDVPKDVTMMRLDASLKSGSLQLSRDQRNAKSGIAKVEFTDLFAAFSQRIDSFAGDIGVGDMFMDDSTVGSAFPRIVSGKQLAQMGTATAGNFLDLTFENNPLDGHADSCLSGKMKALNIIYNVKLVEQVILFFKPADNHQETLTALMSVAGTTVEEFQAKTRIGLEYALEEHKTIDVQLDLAAPLIVMPLDITNKESPCLLIDAGQIKIKSDLADKKLIDQVKSKASQQYSQADWDRLKVLMYDKFNIELFNTQLLIGSNMKDAVGDMLVEHSPNYVIDRINLKFLLEVSIVPDATHLSKIRVSGELPKFQASLSDARYKLLMKFIDLAIPNTDSSPSDTPSHDIFLRRSDSQYYSDINDNEEKEKEKEEKEASAIAKMSAPQLKQKQFEFFFKVDTCLLSLRKCTNWDTLEEEPLVDWTLGQFDVYVATTELNMYVDFNLAVFHVESFIESDTQPQFRKIISSHYDKANGEDKLLQVHFERHKRELEAGREPVVTEQIVTVYLSTISFVLSPKTYLTIMDFILTAFTDDEPALKHGSGKLIDSTAGESTNGKGANYKTPEDPPQEHTPTISVKVILNSIVIAFVDDGIKISTAKLSSANIKVLLVQERMLVEGQLGNLSVRDDMNEGTDKHSILRQLVSIEGEKELAQFSYETFSPSSDTEDQNYTSAVYFRSSSIKVNFVEEPFARIVQFLAKFSRMKAIYDVARQMAMNQVNQAATQTQPDKMKLDVIFQAPIIVFPTLCPGLGGVCDLITFNFGEFYLQNSFQPFDDSAGSTLFSNDIHMGIRNTSIASEFYTLDSGKKQSLEIIGDLQLKLDISYVEYTKNLNRPSTIVTGNITGSEMKLTELQFKYLMIISDTLQAVFSGDANGQVDDEEMDEFAADLMGEDAMSLANESVTTDSEADKEEAQDPNFVQMDVAFKTEAIALTLFADTVGCAEAEIDTTRLTKFSLNDIGIKFKLKQSGAIDSEFQIQSFTIDDCRPVKENKFTEILPKINNDEQQFQLRVSRGAREGKDEKPLALVLTIDSPQMILSLDFCFAMQAWFHAGMPVKNEDEEELEELMDEERTPEGELSENGGGAMVLANKPIRRGSDDLPSHHSSHEDRVEGGGEEHDGTDSLCSQPTQTVVKVPVSPEPMSINVVVIDASIIVLADNTVENTEALVIKTEQIVYSQSRVMSLTVSNAGVFLSRMETIHESRLRVLDDFSVVMSHDNKHTNATSMLTTIQISIEPLIMRLSIRDVMMVADIVSKATATQGQEEQKAVPRYSSFSKDFQRRLSRSVADTRTQITGGSRSRRRSSVASGAASGTTSAAGSIHEGMATIMGERCDVEFSGMRFVAMGVIHELPFLDFWINPFTVKARNWSSDLSVDTGIECLMNFYNYSKSSWEPLMEPWNVGFHLATQAKSQMVAMDIYSRKRMEVTITSRTLALVSKMKQMLNSEYADISNRKVEAPYRITNQTGFPIEVWTETDNTPKPTELQDGDTVPWSFQSTQEVRESLVIDTQKAYLSVRLMDSPFDVLHSISAVSEGEFLHVLKPRIAGVSHRLVVEITLNSDTIKEVLLKSAYTFTNHTQIEVDLGLDDEGKVLPEVFHIAPGESRAVPIDRLRTCSVLIRPAKGYGYGWCKPLEWTQFLEKPPVVACKRINAEDDTLFFFQATAKYDRNEPLTRVYPHMEIVLSPPVEIENLLPYDLQYRIYDKSTKKDWTNFIKRGGKSPVHVVELNHLLLLSVHPRDCGFERTDFAVINAPKGDEFDRENEFVTRHEDGQRLRLHLHYVSDNDSYAGIRVQVFTPYLLLNKTGLNVQVRSHFHTTHSKVSSQLPAFEEEEEDYVEEHGEDVMQRGHMKRAQPTMFSLDQDDRKARVTIKVGDSKWSDSQSFDAIGGTTEIIMANSSKQSEIHVGMHVFEGKGRYKLTRFIELTPRFIIHNCLKEELRIRDPMCNIEMSVGAFKPIHFMSETPLGDKVCLEASFTGEGCQWSAPFSISDIGKTYVKIYRAGKGFTLLNVDVILEQATIFLHFEEAGQNWPFSIRNFTEEDFTFFQANPFVNDDGEELDSHPKFKPLTYKLPGKSVMPYAWDYPASPVRELVLITRGKRRHIQLAEIGNLTPMKLPAEDDEPASVVDLNVVADGPTQTLVISPYDPDVSLYKLKGGQSSTSMASRAPAAVFELDESDKDIHRKFTLSLEGVGVSLINNKLQELCYITLRGLEVKYNESDLYETLSFQLKWVQVDNQLFGGIYPIVLYPSVVPMSGKELDNHPTFSASLCKVRDDSHGVIYIKYATLLLQEMTLEMDEDFLFSLLDFMKLPEASWTGQGKQEEQMCADMLEIPEPKPVNTGADLYFEMLHIQPAQMNLSFVRTERVNVDDKSDAENTLMFFLNVLTMAIGNINDAPVKLNALMMENVRTSWPVLIQAVSTHYGQGFFYQLHKILGSADFLGNPVGLFTNISSGIMDIFYEPYQGFIMNDRPSELGIGLAKGSLSFVKKSVYGVSDSISKVTGSISKGLSVVTMDKSFQNRRRVNKTRNRPKHALFGLTTGASSFFDAFASGIAGIAEAPMHGAATEGAAGFFKGVGKGLVGLPTKTAIGMFDFANNISEGIKNTTTVFDPNAISRIRATRYLSYDGIVRPYSQTEAVGQTWLKLIDGGTFFNDKYLAHVEIAGTEKAVILTFNRIIMFHTVNMESYWTVKLEKIDTITMEKTGLALKLLEDVPGPFIPIPDPSNRKFFYHKIAVAVQEFNIKHQTLLV from the exons ATGCTGGAATCGTTGGTTGCCACGATCCTGAATCGTGTGTTG GGCTCATACGTCCGCAACTTCGACCCTAATCAATTGAACATCAGTGTATGGAGTGGAGATATCAAGCTGAGAGATCTGGCCTTGAAGAAAGAG GCCCTCGACCAATTCCACCTCCCAGTCAACGTCGTACACGGGCATTTAGGAGAATTAACCATTCAGATTCCATGGTCCAACCTTAAGAACAAGCCGGTGAAAATCACAATCGACAATGTCTTCATCCTTGCGGTGGCTCGACAGCAGGACAAGATTGATCCGGAAGAAGAGGCCAAACGAGAGCTGGCAGCCAAGCGAGAAAAACTGGAGGCTGCCGAGCTTATGGACCAGTCGAACGAAGACAACCCCGCGCTGTCTTCGGACGAAATCAAGCGTAACCAGAGCTTTTCCGAGTCACTCACTACAAAAATCATCGACAACCTGCAGATTaccatcaagaacattcACGTGCGATACGAAGACGTGAACCAGTTCACCAAACAGCAGTTTGCCATGGGAGTcactctggaggagcttTCGGCCATCAGTACCGACCAAGACTGGAAGCCCGCGTTTattcaaggaggagctatCGCCAACAAGTTGGCCCGTCTGGGTTCTTTGTCCATGTACTGGAACTCGGACACCGCTAGTCTGGCGCCATTAGACAACGAAGAATTCATCAAAGCCTTCAAGGCGCTGATTGCTGCAGAGTCCAACGCTCTCAGTGACTCGCACCAGTACATTTTGCGTCCCGTGTCTGGAGTGGGCAAGGTGACGATGAACAAGGGTGCCATAACCAAGACAACACCCAAGACGAAGATTGAGCTCATGTTCGAGGAGCTGGGTTTCATCTTCGACTCATTGCAATACCGAGACGTACTGTTCACGGCCTCAGAGTTTCAGCTGTACTACAAAACACTGAAGTACCGAGCTCTGAAGCCCAAGGACGCCAAGCATGCCAAGGATAACCCCCGCGAGTGGTTCCAGTACGCCATCAAAGCGGTGCTGCAGGAGATCCACGACAAGAACAAAGTCTGGAGCTGGGACTACATCAAGGGCCGTCGAGACGACCGACGAGAGTACATCAAGCTGTACAAGCAGAAGTTGGAGGGTACCCTGACGGACACTACTAAATTTGACAAGCTCGAGATGAAATTGTCGTACGAAGATTTGCGGTTCTATCGGTCTCTAGCgaccaaggagctcaaggaggagaagccaGAGCTGTTCGAGAAGTCCGCGCAGCCggatgagaagaagggctgGTTCTCGTGGATGTGGGGCACTGcagacgacaaggagaaggctgagaAGCCCCCAGTGGTGCTCACAGAcgaccagaagaaggagttgtACGACACCATTGGGtgggacgaggagaagtcTCCTAACGATACGTTTGACGTACCCAAGGACGTTACCATGATGCGTCTTGACGCGTCTCTCAAGTCCGGTTCTCTTCAGTTGTCTCGAGACCAACGTAACGCCAAGTCCGGTATTGCCAAGGTCGAGTTCACGGACCTGTTTGCAGCCTTTTCACAGCGAATCGACTCGTTCGCAGGTGACATTGGCGTTGGCGACATGTTCATGGACGATTCCACAGTCGGATCTGCTTTCCCGCGCATTGTTTCCGGCAAGCAGCTTGCTCAGATGGGTACAGCCACTGCAGGCAACTTTCTGGACCTCACTTTCGAGAACAATCCTCTGGACGGTCATGCTGATTCGTGTTTGAGCGGTAAGATGAAGGCTCTGAACATCATCTACAACGTCAAGTTGGTTGAACAGGTGATTCTGTTTTTCAAGCCCGCCGACAACCATCAGGAGACCCTGACTGCGCTTATGAGTGTGGCTGGTACGACTGTGGAGGAGTTCCAGGCCAAGACTCGTATCGGACTTGAATACGCCCTGGAGGAACATAAGACGATCGACGTAcagctggatctggctGCTCCTCTGATTGTCATGCCTCTGGACATCACCAATAAGGAGTCGCCGTGTCTGCTGATCGACGCTGGTCAGATCAAAATCAAGTCAGACCTCgccgacaagaagctcattgaCCAGGTCAAATCCAAGGCGTCGCAGCAGTACTCGCAGGCCGACTGGGACCGGCTCAAGGTTCTCATGTACGACAAGTTCAACATTGAGCTGTTCAACACGCAGCTGTTGATTGGATCGAACATGAAGGACGCGGTAGGAGATATGCTGGTGGAGCACTCGCCTAATTACGTGATCGACCGGATCAACCTCAAGTTTCTGCTGGAGGTGTCGATTGTTCCTGACGCTACCCACCTGTCTAAGATCAGAGTATCCGGAGAGCTCCCCAAGTTCCAAGCATCTCTTTCTGATGCTCGGTACAAGCTTCTGATGAAGTTCATCGATCTGGCCATCCCTAACACGGACTCCAGTCCCTCGGACACTCCCTCTCATGATATTTTCCTAAGACGGTCAGATTCTCAGTATTACTCTGATATTAACGacaacgaggagaaggagaaggagaaggaggagaaggaggcctCTGCCATTGCCAAGATGAGCGCCCCACAGctcaagcagaagcagttTGAGTTCTTTTTCAAGGTCGACACGTGTCTGTTGTCACTGCGAAAGTGCACAAACTGGGacactctggaggaggagccgcTAGTGGACTGGACTTTGGGCCAGTTTGACGTCTACGTGGCTACCACCGAGCTGAACATGTACGTGGACTTCAATCTGGCTGTGTTCCATGTCGAATCGTTTATCGAGTCTGACACTCAGCCGCAGTTCCGAAAGATCATCTCCTCTCACTACGATAAGGCCAATGGTGaggacaagctgctgcaggtGCATTTCGAGCGTCACAAGAGGGAACTAGAGGCTGGCAGGGAACCTGTGGTCACAGAACAGATTGTCACTGTGTACTTGTCTACTATTTCTTTTGTGTTGTCCCCTAAGACGTACCTCACCATTATGGACTTCATTCTTACTGCCTTCACCGATGACGAGCCTGCTCTGAAACACGGTTCTGGCAAGTTGATTGATTCTACGGCGGGTGAGTCTACCAATGGTAAGGGTGCTAACTACAAGACTCCCGAGGATCCTCCACAGGAACACACGCCCACGATTTCTGTCAAAGTAATTCTCAACTCGATCGTGATTGCGTTTGTGGACGACGGCATCAAGATCTCAACGGCAAAGTTGTCCTCTGCCAACATCAAGGTGCTATTGGTGCAGGAGCGAATGCTGGTGGAGGGCCAGCTGGGCAACTTGTCTGTCAGAGACGACATGAACGAGGGCACCGACAAGCACTCGATTCTGCGTCAGCTGGTGTCCATTGAGGGTGAGAAGGAGCTTGCTCAGTTCTCGTACGAAACCTTTTCGCCTTCTTCCGATACAGAAGACCAGAATTACACGTCTGCGGTCTACTTCCGATCTTCGTCAATCAAGGTGAACTTCGTTGAGGAGCCGTTTGCTCGAATCGTGCAGTTTCTGGCCAAGTTTTCGCGAATGAAGGCTATTTATGACGTGGCACGACAAATGGCCATGAACCAGGTCAACCAGGCTGCCACACAGACCCAGCCCGACAAGATGAAGCTGGACGTGATTTTCCAGGCTCCCATTATCGTGTTCCCCACTCTGTGTCCCGGCCTGGGCGGTGTCTGCGATCTCATCACGTTCAACTTTGGAGAGTTTTACCTGCAGAACTCGTTTCAGCCGTTTGACGACTCTGCTGGTTCGACTCTGTTTTCCAATGATATCCACATGGGTATTCGAAACACGAGCATCGCTTCTGAGTTTTACACTCTGGATTCGGGAAAGAAACAGTCTCTTGAGATTATTGGTGACCTGCAGCTCAAGCTCGACATTTCGTATGTGGAGTATACCAAGAACCTCAACCGGCCTTCTACCATTGTGACAGGTAACATCACTGGTTCTGAGATGAAGCTGACAGAATTGCAGTTCAAGTACCTAATGATCATCTCTGATACTCTGCAGGCTGTGTTTTCTGGTGATGCCAATGGCCAggtggacgacgaggagatggatgaATTTGCCGCCGATCTCATGGGTGAGGATGCGATGTCGCTGGCCAATGAGAGTGTCACCACTGATAGCGAAGctgacaaggaggaggctcaGGACCCCAACTTTGTGCAGATGGACGTGGCGTTCAAGACGGAAGCTATTGCATTGACACTGTTTGCCGACACCGTGGGATGTGCTGAGGCTGAGATTGATACCACGCGGTTGACCAAGTTTTCGCTCAACGATATTGGTATCAAGTTCAAGCTGAAGCAGTCTGGAGCCATTGACTCGGAGTTCCAGATTCAGTCGTTCACGATCGATGACTGCAGGCCTGTAAAGGAAAACAAGTTCACGGAGATCTTGCCCAAGATCAACAATGACGAGCAGCAGTTCCAGCTGCGAGTgtctcgaggagctcgtGAGGGcaaggacgagaagcctctggctctggtgtTGACCATCGACTCGCCCCAGATGATCTTGTCGCTTGATTTCTGCTTTGCCATGCAGGCCTGGTTCCATGCTGGTATGCCTGTCAAGAAcgaggacgaagaggaaTTGGAGGAACTTATGGATGAGGAGAGGACGCCTGAAGGAGAGCTGTCCGAGAACGGGGGAGGAGCCATGGTGCTGGCCAACAAGCCTATACGTCGGGGTTCAGATGATCTGCCTTCGCATCACTCGTCCCATGAGGACCGTGTGGAGGGTGGGGGAGAAGAGCATGATGGAACCGATAGTTTGTGTTCTCAACCGACTCAGACCGTGGTCAAGGTGCCTGTTTCGCCCGAACCCATGTCTATCaatgtggtggtgattgaCGCCAGTATCATTGTGCTGGCTGACAACACAGTTGAGAACACGGAGGCGTTGGTGATCAAGACGGAGCAGATTGTGTATTCGCAGTCGCGGGTCATGTCTCTGACCGTTTCCAACGCCGGCGTCTTCCTTTCTCGTATGGAGACCATCCACGAGTCTCGGCTGCGAGTTCTGGACGACTTTTCCGTCGTCATGTCGCACGACAACAAGCACACTAACGCTACTAGTATGCTAACGACCATCCAGATCTCGATTGAGCCTCTGATTATGCGTCTGTCGATTCGAGACGTGATGATGGTGGCCGACATTGTATCCAAGGCCACTGCTACTCAGGGtcaggaggagcagaaggcCGTGCCTCGGTACTCGTCCTTTTCCAAGGACTTCCAGCGGCGGTTGTCGCGATCTGTGGCAGATACTAGGACCCAAATCACCGGTGGTTCGCGGTCCCGGCGACGGTCTTCGGTGGCCTCTGGAGCTGCGTCTGGAACTACTTCAGCTGCTGGCTCGATTCACGAGGGTATGGCTACCATTATGGGCGAGCGGTGCGACGTGGAATTCAGTGGTATGCGGTTTGTGGCCATGGGTGTGATCCACGAGTTGCCCTTCCTGGACTTTTGGATCAACCCCTTCACCGTAAAGGCCAGAAACTGGTCGTCTGACTTGTCTGTCGACACAGGAATTGAGTGTCTCATGAACTTTTATAACTACAGCAAGAGTTCTTGGGAGCCTCTGATGGAGCCTTGGAACGTTGGATTCCATCTGGCGACGCAGGCCAAGTCGCAGATGGTGGCAATGGACATTTACAGCCGAAAGCGAATGGAGGTGACCATCACCTCTCGAACTCTGGCGCTTGTGTCCAAGATGAAGCAGATGCTCAACTCCGAGTATGCTGACATTAGCAACCGAAAGGTCGAGGCTCCTTACAGGATCACCAACCAGACTGGTTTCCCCATCGAGGTGTGGACTGAGACGGACAACACCCCCAAGCCCACAGAGCTGCAGGACGGTGATACTGTGCCGTGGTCGTTCCAATCGACTCAGGAGGTGCGAGAGTCGCTGGTGATCGATACTCAAAAGGCATATCTGAGTGTCCGGCTGATGGACTCGCCATTTGACGTGCTGCATTCGATTTCGGCGGTTTCCGAGGGCGAGTTTTTGCACGTTCTCAAGCCCCGAATTGCAGGTGTCTCTCATCGACTCGTTGTTGAGATTACGCTCAACAGCgataccatcaaggaggtgctgcTCAAGTCAGCGTACACCTTCACCAATCACACGCAGATTGAGGTTGACCTTGGTCTGGATGATGAAGGCAAGGTGCTGCCCGAGGTGTTCCACATTGCCCCCGgcgagtcacgtgccgTGCCCATTGACCGTCTTCGAACGTGCTCTGTGCTCATCAGGCCCGCCAAGGGCTATGGATACGGATGGTGCAAACCTCTGGAGTGGACTCAGTTCCTAGAGAAGCCTCCCGTGGTTGCCTGCAAGCGTATTAATGCTGAAGACGACACgcttttcttcttccaggcTACCGCCAAGTACGACCGCAACGAGCCACTCACCCGGGTTTACCCCCACATGGAGATAGTGCTGTCGCCTCCtgtggagattgagaacCTGTTGCCGTACGATCTGCAGTACCGAATTTATGACAAGAgtaccaagaaggactggACAAACTTCATCAAGCGGGGCGGCAAGTCACCCGtccatgttgttgagctcaaTCACCTGTTGCTGCTTTCGGTACATCCTCGAGATTGTGGTTTTGAGCGGACCGATTTTGCCGTCATCAACGCTCCCAAGGGTGACGAGTTTGATCGGGAGAATGAGTTTGTGACTCGTCATGAAGACGGTCAACGTCTGAGACTGCACTTACATTACGTCTCTGACAATGACTCGTACGCCGGTATCAGAGTGCAGGTGTTCACTCCCTacctgctgctcaacaagaccgGTCTCAACGTTCAGGTGCGGTCTCATTTCCACACCACCCACTCCAAGGTGTCTTCCCAGTTGCCTGCCtttgaggaagaggaggaggactaCGTGGAGGAGCATGGGGAGGACGTGATGCAGCGAGGACACATGAAGCGTGCCCAACCAACCATGTTTTCGCTTGACCAAGACGACCGCAAGGCCCGAGTCACCATCAAGGTTGGAGACTCGAAATGGAGTGATTCTCAGTCATTTGATGCCATTGGAGGCACCACCGAGATCATTATGGCCAACTCGTCCAAGCAGTCGGAGATCCATGTTGGTATGCACGTCTTTGAGGGTAAGGGCCGGTACAAGCTAACTCGGTTCATTGAGCTGACGCCCCGATTTATCATTCACAACtgtctcaaggaggagctccgAATCCGAGACCCCATGTGCAACATTGAAATGTCTGTTGGAGCCTTCAAACCCATTCATTTTATGTCCGAGACCCCCTTGGGCGACAAGGTGTGTCTGGAGGCGTCTTTCACAGGCGAGGGATGCCAGTGGTCTGCTCCCTTCTCCATTTCCGACATCGGAAAGACTTACGTCAAGATCTACCGTGCTGGAAAGGGCTTCACTCTGCTGAACGTAGAtgtcattctggagcaggCTACCATTTTCCTGCATTTTGAGGAGGCTGGTCAGAACTGGCCCTTTTCCATTCGAAACTTCACCGAGGAAGACttcaccttcttccaggCAAACCCCTTTGTGAATGACGACGGAGAAGAACTTGACTCGCACCCCAAGTTCAAGCCTCTCACCTATAAGCTGCCTGGCAAGTCGGTCATGCCTTATGCTTGGGATTACCCGGCTTCTCCTGTCCGAGAGCTGGTACTCATCACTCGAGGCAAGCGTCGACACATCCAGCTGGCTGAGATTGGTAACCTCACGCCCATGAAGTTGCCTGCTGAAGATGACGAGCCTGCTTCTGTGGTGGACCTCAACGTAGTGGCCGATGGACCTACTCAGACTCTTGTGATCTCGCCTTACGATCCTGATGTATCGCTGtacaagctcaagggcgGTCAGTCGTCCACTTCCATGGCTTCCAGGGCACCAGCTGCCGTGTTTGAGCTTGACGAGAGTGACAAGGATATCCACCGCAAGTTCACGCTCTCATTGGAGGGTGTGGGCGTGTCTCTGATCAACaacaagctgcaggagctgTGTTACATCACACTACGTGGCCTGGAGGTGAAGTACAACGAGTCTGACTTGTACGAGACCTTGTCGTTCCAGCTCAAGTGGGTCCAGGTCGACAACCAGCTATTTGGCGGTATTTACCCCATTGTTCTGTACCCCTCAGTGGTGCCCATGTCTGGCAAGGAGCTTGACAACCATCCCACGTTCTCAGCTTCTCTGTGCAAGGTGCGAGATGACAGCCATGGAGTCATTTACATCAAGTACGCTACTCTGTTGCTGCAGGAGATGACACTGGAGATGGATGAGGacttcctcttctctctgctGGACTTTATGAAGCTGCCCGAAGCTTCATGGACCGGCCAGGGCAaacaggaggagcagatgtGTGCTGATATGCTTGAGATTCCCGAGCCCAAACCTGTCAACACTGGTGCCGACCTCTACTTCGAGATGCTGCACATCCAGCCTGCCCAGATGAACTTGTCATTTGTCCGAACTGAGCGAGTCAATGTGGACGATAAATCGGATGCCGAAAACACGCTCATGTTCTTCCTCAATGTGCTCACCATGGCCATTGGAAACATCAACGATGCGCCAGTCAAGCTTAATGCTCTGATGATGGAGAATGTGCGTACTTCGTGGCCGGTTCTCATCCAGGCTGTGAGTACTCACTACGGCCAGGGATTTTTCTACCAGCTGCATAAGATTCTCGGTTCCGCCGATTTCCTCGGAAACCCCGTCGGTCTTTTCACCAACATCTCCTCTGGTATCATGGACATCTTCTACGAGCCGTACCAGGGCTTTATCATGAATGACCGTCCCTCTGAGCTGGGTATTGGATTGGCCAAGGGCTCTCTGTCTTTCGTCAAGAAGTCTGTCTACGGTGTTTCCGACTCTATCTCCAAGGTTACAGGCTCCATTTCCAAGGGTCTGTCTGTGGTGACGATGGATAAGTCGTTCCAAAACCGCCGACGGGTCAACAAGACCCGAAACCGGCCCAAGCATGCTCTGTTTGGCCTCACCACGGGAGCTTCGTCCTTCTTTGACGCCTTTGCTTCTGGTATTGCAGGCATTGCAGAGGCGCCCATGCATGGCGCTGCCACCGAAGGAGCCGCAGGCTTCTTCAAGGGTGTTGGAAAAGGTCTGGTTGGCTTGCCCACAAAGACGGCCATTGGAATGTTTGATTTTGCCAACAACATCAGTGAGGGAATCAagaacaccaccaccgtgTTTGATCCCAACGCCATTTCGCGAATTCGAGCCACCCGATATCTGTCTTATGACGGCATTGTTCGACCTTACAGTCAGACCGAGGCTGTGGGCCAGACCTGGCTCAAGCTGATCGACGGCGGCACTTTCTTCAATGACAAGTATCTGGCTCATGTGGAGATTGCGGGCACTGAGAAGGCCGTCATTCTGACCTTTAACCGAATCATCATGTTCCACACCGTCAACATGGAGAGCTACTGGACCgtgaagctggagaagattgacaCGATCACAATGGAGAAGACTGGCCTTgctctcaagctgctggaggatgTGCCTGGTCCTTTTATTCCCATTCCGGATCCGTCCAACAGAAAGTTCTTCTACCACAAGATTGCCGTGGCTGTCCAGGAGTTCAACATCAAGCATCAGACGCTGTTGGTTTag